One stretch of Drosophila subpulchrella strain 33 F10 #4 breed RU33 unplaced genomic scaffold, RU_Dsub_v1.1 Primary Assembly Seq380, whole genome shotgun sequence DNA includes these proteins:
- the LOC119561876 gene encoding transcription elongation factor 1 homolog, translating to MGRRKSKRKPPPKRKNIEPLDQQFNCPFCNHEKSCEVKMDKGRNTAKITCRVCLEDFQTGINFLSEPIDVYNDWVDACETAN from the exons ATGGGTAGAAGGAAGTCTAAAAGGAAACCCCcgccaaaaagaaaaaacattgAACCACTTGATCAACAATTTAATTGTCCATTCTGCAATCATGAGAAGTCGTGTGAAGTTAAAAT gGATAAGGGCAGGAACACGGCCAAAATAACTTGTAGAGTGTGCTTAGAAGACTTCCAAACTGGAATTAACTTTCTCTCAGAACCTATAGATGTTTACAATGATTGGGTAGACGCTTGTGAAACTGCAAATTAA